The Chryseolinea soli genome contains a region encoding:
- a CDS encoding gluconate 2-dehydrogenase subunit 3 family protein has product MNRRESLKALMAASGGLIALPAWAKQWQKTDVATHPSTFSTDEQALIASTADTIIPQGAVLGALVVGVDKFLQKLFDDCYEPEVQQNIKDQLKKLDADARASYGRPFPQCTQKERETLLLKRSTSADKNETDFFTLLKTETIRGFSTSRQVMVNILEYNTAPGHYYGCVNA; this is encoded by the coding sequence ATGAACCGGCGTGAAAGTTTAAAAGCACTGATGGCCGCCTCCGGAGGTTTGATCGCCTTGCCCGCCTGGGCCAAACAATGGCAAAAGACCGACGTAGCCACCCATCCCTCCACATTTTCAACGGACGAACAGGCGCTGATCGCCTCCACGGCCGACACTATAATTCCGCAAGGCGCCGTGCTGGGTGCCCTGGTGGTGGGTGTTGATAAGTTCCTCCAAAAATTGTTCGACGATTGCTACGAACCCGAAGTCCAACAAAACATAAAAGACCAACTCAAAAAACTTGACGCCGACGCCCGCGCCTCCTACGGCCGGCCCTTCCCCCAATGCACCCAGAAGGAGCGCGAAACCCTTTTATTGAAGCGCTCCACCTCGGCCGACAAAAACGAAACAGATTTCTTCACGCTTCTCAAAACCGAGACCATCCGCGGCTTCAGCACTTCGCGACAAGTGATGGTGAACATCCTGGAATATAACACCGCACCCGGTCATTACTACGGCTGTGTAAACGCATAA
- a CDS encoding CHASE3 domain-containing protein, whose amino-acid sequence MAGLDFIKKNALTFSAILVLALITVNTGIIYYNDWVLKDTTRVKAETERAGYLVGQVWNQVVRNMDVGMRGYAITKNESLLGPLRDGARDNPIIFAELRTLTKKQGFQHPAAIDSMATGVEAFINSTQKMVDLIKIDSMTEFHAALSADPGRDAWFIYDRNARTINGFENARSEEAQASYEDANFRTLVVQTILNIIAFPSMLFLIVNIRKERKERKNLFSKLEENNRAFLFNPGTATDDIRENDVIDDSIRNFKTATHFINQVSNGNFAVTWDGFTSENEKYNTTNLAGELVLMRDRLKQIKAQDEIRNWTTEGLARFSEVLRKNQDNLEALSLDILTFLTKYLQAQQGCLFILQEDLEDETHMFLDMSACYAFDKRKFVTKKLEIGQGLIGQAFLEGTPVVLTDVPGGYTEITSGLGHKTPTCLLIVPMKANEKVEAVIELAGFQKFEKYQVEFLEKVGELTASTLGSVKNNEKMKLVLERFKVQTEQLKSQEEELRQNLEEMEATQEALQRAEKEKQA is encoded by the coding sequence ATGGCAGGGCTAGATTTTATCAAGAAGAATGCGCTCACTTTTTCCGCTATTCTCGTGTTAGCATTGATCACCGTAAACACCGGCATTATATACTACAACGACTGGGTGCTAAAGGACACCACCCGCGTGAAGGCCGAAACCGAAAGGGCGGGCTATTTGGTGGGCCAGGTATGGAACCAGGTGGTGCGCAACATGGACGTGGGCATGCGCGGCTATGCCATCACCAAGAACGAGTCGCTGCTCGGACCACTCCGCGACGGCGCTCGCGACAACCCCATCATTTTTGCCGAACTGCGGACACTCACCAAAAAACAAGGCTTCCAACATCCCGCAGCCATCGACAGCATGGCCACCGGTGTGGAGGCCTTTATCAACAGCACCCAAAAAATGGTCGACTTGATCAAGATCGACAGCATGACTGAATTTCACGCCGCGCTTTCCGCCGATCCCGGACGCGATGCCTGGTTTATCTACGACCGCAATGCCCGTACGATCAATGGATTTGAAAATGCCCGCAGTGAAGAAGCCCAGGCATCCTACGAAGATGCCAACTTCCGGACGCTGGTGGTGCAGACCATCCTCAACATCATTGCGTTTCCTTCGATGCTTTTTCTGATCGTGAACATTCGTAAAGAGCGGAAGGAAAGGAAAAATCTATTCTCAAAACTCGAAGAAAATAACCGTGCCTTCCTGTTCAACCCCGGCACGGCAACAGACGACATACGAGAGAACGACGTGATCGACGACTCCATCCGGAACTTCAAAACCGCCACTCACTTTATCAACCAGGTGTCGAACGGAAATTTTGCCGTAACCTGGGATGGTTTTACGTCCGAGAATGAAAAATACAACACGACCAACCTCGCCGGCGAACTGGTGCTGATGCGCGACAGGCTGAAGCAGATCAAAGCCCAGGACGAGATCCGAAACTGGACCACCGAAGGCCTCGCCCGTTTCTCGGAAGTGCTGCGCAAAAACCAGGACAACCTCGAAGCCCTCAGCCTCGATATCCTCACCTTTCTCACCAAGTATCTCCAGGCGCAGCAGGGCTGCCTCTTCATTCTGCAGGAAGACCTGGAAGATGAGACCCATATGTTTCTCGACATGTCGGCTTGCTATGCGTTCGACAAACGGAAATTTGTCACCAAGAAATTGGAGATCGGCCAGGGTCTTATAGGCCAGGCATTCCTGGAAGGAACACCCGTGGTGCTGACGGATGTGCCGGGGGGCTACACCGAAATCACTTCGGGACTTGGACACAAGACGCCAACCTGCCTGCTCATTGTGCCGATGAAGGCGAACGAAAAAGTGGAAGCTGTGATTGAACTGGCCGGCTTTCAGAAGTTTGAGAAATATCAAGTAGAGTTCCTCGAGAAAGTGGGAGAGCTCACGGCGTCGACATTGGGGTCGGTAAAGAACAACGAGAAAATGAAATTGGTATTGGAGCGCTTCAAGGTGCAAACCGAACAGCTCAAGTCGCAGGAAGAAGAGCTGCGCCAAAACCTGGAAGAAATGGAAGCCACCCAGGAAGCGCTTCAGCGCGCCGAAAAAGAAAAACAAGCCTAA
- a CDS encoding sugar phosphate isomerase/epimerase family protein has protein sequence MKKNFVLCLFVLGLFCASDVVLAQANKNALYTAPFGVQAYTFRRSFPNGVEATLDSIKRFGFTEIEGSGGKMAPEEFKKLCNERGITIPSTGAGYEELVKDAAGVAQRAKALGATYLMCAWIPHEKGNFTLENAKKAVADFNAAGKILKENGITFCYHTHGYEFQPYEKGTLLDYIIANTNPQYVSFEMDVLWTHFGGGDPVALLKKYGNRWKLMHLKDLRKGTPKDLTGGTSTDNDVALGTGEIDIPGILREANKVGIKHFFIEDESNRVNEQVPQTIAYLKSLKK, from the coding sequence ATGAAAAAAAACTTTGTCTTGTGTCTTTTTGTTCTTGGCCTTTTCTGCGCGAGTGACGTGGTGTTGGCGCAGGCAAATAAAAATGCTTTATATACTGCGCCGTTTGGGGTGCAGGCGTATACGTTTCGCCGGAGCTTTCCCAATGGGGTTGAGGCTACTTTGGATTCCATCAAGCGGTTTGGCTTTACGGAAATAGAAGGTAGTGGTGGTAAGATGGCTCCGGAAGAATTCAAGAAGCTTTGCAACGAACGCGGGATCACCATTCCTTCTACCGGCGCGGGCTATGAGGAGTTGGTTAAGGATGCTGCTGGTGTCGCGCAACGGGCAAAAGCGCTTGGCGCCACGTATCTGATGTGCGCCTGGATACCCCACGAAAAAGGAAACTTCACCTTAGAGAATGCAAAAAAAGCAGTAGCCGACTTCAACGCTGCCGGCAAAATTCTCAAAGAGAACGGCATCACCTTCTGCTACCACACACACGGCTATGAATTTCAACCTTACGAAAAAGGAACGCTCCTCGACTACATCATCGCCAACACCAACCCGCAATATGTCTCCTTCGAAATGGACGTACTCTGGACACACTTCGGCGGCGGCGATCCCGTGGCTCTCCTAAAGAAATACGGCAACCGCTGGAAACTGATGCACCTGAAAGACCTCCGCAAGGGAACCCCGAAAGACCTCACCGGAGGAACATCAACCGATAACGACGTCGCACTGGGCACAGGGGAAATTGACATCCCGGGAATTTTGAGAGAGGCCAATAAAGTAGGGATCAAACACTTTTTTATCGAAGACGAAAGCAACCGGGTGAACGAGCAGGTGCCGCAGACGATTGCTTATTTGAAAAGTTTGAAGAAATAG
- a CDS encoding RagB/SusD family nutrient uptake outer membrane protein, whose amino-acid sequence MKKIFRIFLAYAACIAVTSCSDSFLDINAPSVSEQSFFTTESQANLALTGCYDILGWDDTNYFPFWLGDILGHDAYKGGEGPGDQPWIEPLLNFQYNAGNPGLPVPFQHYYFGVNRCNRVIDKVAEMTKEMIDDDKKAQVIAEARFLRGYYYFELVKIFGEVPLVDHLMKAGNYNLPKSSLQELWTFIENDFKAAAGVLLEKGEQDVGRATKGAAQAFLCKAYIFEKKWPEALAMAEEVIQSGNYDLEASYEDNWKLDHENGIESVFEIQFTPSGTDAWGDDNEGNEFVIFTRSRNNGDGWGFNCPKQSFVDRFEAGDPRRDATIIDDGEVLWPGTDDETVADNQFSSCIDLYMGQKYQIPPSEWGLQSDDPNNWIVIRYAEVLLWAAEAAAHTGGDWQSYLQQVRDRVSMGPTPIADGLQAVYHEREVELGMEGQRLWDIIRQGRGEEVLGEEGYVEGVNNYLPIPQSQLNFIDN is encoded by the coding sequence ATGAAAAAGATATTCAGAATATTTCTCGCCTATGCTGCCTGCATCGCGGTGACGTCATGCTCGGACAGCTTCCTCGACATCAATGCCCCCAGCGTTTCGGAACAAAGTTTCTTTACGACCGAAAGCCAGGCCAACCTGGCGCTCACGGGATGCTACGACATCCTGGGTTGGGATGATACCAACTATTTTCCTTTTTGGCTCGGCGATATCCTCGGTCACGATGCCTACAAAGGCGGTGAAGGTCCCGGCGACCAACCGTGGATCGAACCGTTGCTGAACTTTCAATACAACGCCGGCAACCCTGGTCTGCCCGTTCCCTTCCAGCACTACTACTTTGGCGTGAACCGTTGCAACCGCGTGATCGACAAAGTGGCGGAGATGACCAAGGAAATGATCGACGACGACAAGAAGGCCCAGGTGATTGCCGAAGCGCGGTTCCTGCGCGGCTACTATTACTTCGAGCTGGTGAAGATCTTTGGTGAAGTGCCGCTGGTCGATCACCTGATGAAAGCCGGCAATTACAACCTACCCAAGTCCAGCCTGCAAGAACTGTGGACCTTTATCGAAAACGACTTCAAAGCCGCGGCCGGTGTGCTATTGGAAAAAGGAGAACAAGATGTAGGGCGCGCTACCAAAGGTGCTGCACAAGCTTTCCTTTGCAAGGCTTACATTTTCGAAAAGAAATGGCCCGAAGCGCTGGCGATGGCAGAAGAAGTCATTCAGTCTGGCAACTATGACCTGGAAGCCAGCTATGAAGACAACTGGAAACTGGACCACGAGAACGGCATCGAGTCGGTGTTCGAGATCCAGTTCACGCCGTCGGGCACCGACGCCTGGGGCGACGACAACGAAGGCAACGAGTTTGTGATTTTCACCCGCAGCCGCAACAACGGCGACGGCTGGGGCTTCAACTGTCCCAAGCAATCTTTTGTTGACCGTTTCGAAGCCGGCGATCCCCGCCGCGATGCCACCATCATCGACGACGGCGAAGTGCTGTGGCCCGGAACCGACGACGAAACGGTTGCCGACAACCAATTCTCTTCCTGCATCGATCTCTACATGGGACAAAAATACCAGATCCCTCCCAGCGAGTGGGGCCTGCAAAGCGACGACCCCAACAACTGGATCGTCATCCGCTATGCGGAAGTGTTGCTCTGGGCTGCAGAAGCCGCGGCACACACCGGCGGCGATTGGCAAAGCTATCTCCAGCAAGTACGCGACCGCGTGAGCATGGGACCGACACCCATCGCGGATGGACTGCAAGCCGTTTATCACGAACGCGAAGTAGAACTGGGCATGGAAGGCCAACGCCTCTGGGATATTATCCGCCAGGGCCGCGGCGAAGAGGTGCTGGGTGAAGAAGGTTATGTGGAAGGCGTGAATAATTATTTGCCGATCCCCCAATCGCAGTTGAACTTTATCGACAACTGA
- a CDS encoding FecR family protein: protein MNYSTYSADDFIKDEYFQHWVFNPDAETDAFWQSFQAQHPDQQQPLNEARRFLLVFHVKEKDVLESRISHLKRRIDLALDQPERQEPRPAEATTTPRRTSDLKVYAIAASLTALVACAFLLLWIRSDTDPLHAYTNNLVTQKGQRSLITLKDGTKVWLNTDSRLSYPSSFDGQPVREVSLEGEAFFDVAENKAQPFIVHTAEINVKVLGTAFNVRSYQKDQKVETTLVRGKVNIESTGKQAKAVTLLPNQRVVFEKMSRQLLLENRVNTEKYTAWREGKLIFEDQPLSEIVQALERWYNVTIHVEDTGSLGCRFSANVDNKSLEEVLELFKASENIDYRREGDQVSILGKLCAE from the coding sequence ATGAACTACAGCACCTACTCGGCCGATGATTTTATAAAGGACGAATACTTCCAACATTGGGTTTTTAACCCCGACGCAGAAACCGATGCGTTCTGGCAATCTTTTCAGGCGCAACATCCTGACCAACAGCAACCGTTGAACGAAGCCCGCCGGTTTTTACTGGTCTTTCATGTAAAAGAAAAAGATGTGCTGGAGTCGCGCATCAGTCACCTCAAACGCCGAATTGACCTGGCGCTGGATCAACCCGAACGCCAGGAGCCGCGACCAGCCGAAGCCACGACAACACCCCGGAGAACCAGCGACCTGAAAGTCTATGCCATCGCGGCCAGTCTCACGGCCCTGGTTGCCTGTGCTTTTCTTTTGTTGTGGATCCGCAGCGACACGGACCCTCTCCATGCCTACACCAACAACCTGGTGACGCAAAAAGGACAGCGCTCGCTCATCACCTTAAAAGACGGGACCAAAGTGTGGCTCAACACCGACAGCCGGCTCAGCTATCCCTCCAGCTTTGACGGTCAGCCGGTGCGTGAAGTGTCGCTGGAAGGCGAGGCGTTTTTTGACGTGGCCGAAAATAAAGCCCAACCCTTCATTGTGCATACAGCCGAAATCAACGTAAAAGTGCTCGGCACGGCCTTCAACGTGCGCTCTTATCAGAAAGATCAAAAAGTGGAAACCACCCTGGTACGGGGTAAGGTGAACATCGAGTCCACCGGCAAGCAAGCCAAGGCGGTGACGCTGTTGCCCAACCAGCGCGTGGTGTTTGAGAAGATGTCGCGGCAACTGCTGTTGGAGAACCGGGTGAACACGGAAAAATATACGGCCTGGCGTGAGGGCAAACTCATTTTTGAAGACCAGCCCCTGTCGGAGATCGTGCAGGCGCTGGAGCGCTGGTATAACGTGACTATTCACGTGGAAGACACCGGATCGCTGGGCTGCCGCTTTTCGGCCAACGTGGACAACAAGTCTTTGGAAGAAGTGCTGGAGCTGTTCAAGGCTTCGGAAAATATTGACTACCGCCGCGAAGGCGACCAGGTATCGATCCTGGGTAAACTGTGCGCTGAATGA
- a CDS encoding TonB-dependent receptor translates to MLALIFASLSMLPLQARDTARAGEKISVSFHETSLKEAFTILESKTPYRFFYNHKVVDTSRKVTLAFTNSTIHNVLAELFRNSSITYKIKGDQIVLKKKREMASSGTTSFSTLEEDDSGDGATPVADEAIAMISTVAFAVTGSVIDENGQPMPGVNVIEKGTTNGTSTDKDGVYKISVQDDNATLVISFIGYVAQEVPINGRAQINVNMTPDVHALQEVVVVGYGTQRKSDLTGAVSSVKADDIKKMPIATVDQALQGRASGVTVTSNSGSPGTPVQIRVRGVGTINNSSPLFVVDGYPVDNISFLNASDIASMEVLKDASATAIYGSRGANGVILITTRSGKKSENTVIAFDSYIGFSKMWRKPGLLNASQWGMLNTEAQNNAGNPIIFPELANYQTLGKGTDWINEVTRTAVTRNNNLSISGGTDKVTYFISANNYKQEGIVNKTDFERTSVRLNTSVKAKSWLTVGENLTVESSTQHKVNEDDEWSSILIEASNIDPVTKVRNPDGTYASTKYMDTSNPVAAINYTNAYSKQFNVVGNVFGEVNFSKSLQFRSNIGVTYLFGKDQNFIPVYTVSTSQRNEISSLQNSSTNGTTWTWSNYFTYNKSFGQHDLSVLAGTEAYNTFVEYFDTRVTNLIDDNGQFRYVDNALNIYATSTGKPTDMKRIASLFGRVNYNFADKYLFTANIRRDGSSNFVNKRYGVFPSFSAGWQIGKENFMTNVAFLSSLKLRAGWGSIGNEKIPAFGYLNPGKLGQSYPFNNQITNGITFPNVANPNLHWETTNTTNIGIDGALFNDNLTFTAEYYIKRTKDMLVAIPPPSHTGIQDFPYQNVGVMENKGFELDLNYSSNASGKFSYKVGGNFSMFRNKVVNLGGLDQIEDAPLRNQGNVSVTKVGSPVAQFQGYKTDGLFQNEAEVLAHVDNDGNLLQPDAAPGDIRYAKGSDGQLFFGTIGNPLPKFTYGFNAQLNYGAFDLSIFIQGIYGNDVFNGTKVYTERPDAAYNLSTRMLNRWTGEGSTNDAHYPRLNAADANNNWFSDRYVEKGSYMRVKNVQLGYNLPKALLEKMKIQTLRFYVGATNLFTVTKYTGFDPEIGTGYYGSLDLGIDRATYPQPRIFTGGLNLTF, encoded by the coding sequence ATGCTAGCATTGATTTTCGCATCCCTCAGTATGTTGCCGCTGCAGGCCCGCGACACCGCCCGGGCAGGGGAAAAGATCAGCGTCTCCTTCCACGAAACCTCGCTGAAGGAGGCCTTCACGATCCTGGAGTCGAAAACACCCTACCGCTTCTTCTACAACCACAAGGTGGTGGACACGTCGCGCAAAGTCACCCTGGCCTTTACCAACTCCACCATCCACAATGTGCTGGCGGAGCTTTTCAGGAACAGCAGCATCACCTACAAGATCAAAGGCGACCAGATCGTCCTGAAAAAGAAACGGGAAATGGCTTCCTCGGGCACCACATCCTTTTCAACACTGGAAGAAGATGACTCGGGCGACGGAGCAACACCCGTAGCTGATGAAGCCATCGCGATGATCAGCACCGTGGCCTTTGCCGTTACCGGCAGCGTGATCGACGAGAACGGACAGCCCATGCCGGGTGTGAACGTGATCGAAAAAGGAACGACCAATGGAACATCCACCGACAAGGATGGCGTTTATAAAATTTCCGTTCAGGATGATAACGCCACCCTCGTGATCTCCTTCATTGGCTATGTCGCCCAGGAAGTTCCCATAAACGGCCGTGCACAGATCAATGTCAACATGACCCCGGATGTGCACGCGCTGCAGGAAGTGGTCGTCGTGGGGTATGGTACCCAACGCAAAAGCGACCTCACGGGCGCAGTCTCCAGCGTGAAAGCGGACGACATCAAGAAGATGCCGATCGCCACCGTAGACCAAGCCCTGCAAGGCCGCGCCTCCGGCGTGACAGTGACCTCAAATTCCGGCTCACCCGGAACGCCCGTGCAAATCCGCGTGCGGGGTGTGGGCACCATCAACAACTCGTCGCCCCTCTTCGTGGTGGACGGTTACCCGGTGGATAACATCAGCTTCCTCAACGCCTCCGACATTGCGTCGATGGAAGTATTGAAAGATGCTTCCGCGACGGCCATCTATGGTTCGCGCGGTGCAAACGGCGTGATCCTCATCACCACCCGCAGCGGAAAGAAGAGCGAGAACACGGTGATCGCGTTCGATTCGTATATCGGCTTCTCGAAAATGTGGCGCAAACCTGGGTTGCTCAATGCCTCGCAGTGGGGCATGCTCAACACGGAGGCGCAGAACAACGCCGGCAACCCCATCATCTTCCCCGAGCTTGCGAACTACCAGACCCTTGGAAAAGGAACGGACTGGATCAATGAGGTGACCCGCACGGCCGTCACCCGCAATAACAACCTATCCATATCCGGCGGAACCGATAAGGTCACGTATTTCATTAGTGCCAACAATTATAAACAGGAGGGTATTGTCAACAAGACAGACTTTGAACGCACCTCGGTTCGTCTCAACACCTCGGTGAAAGCCAAGTCATGGCTCACCGTCGGTGAGAACCTTACGGTGGAGTCGTCTACGCAACACAAGGTGAACGAAGACGACGAATGGTCGTCGATATTGATCGAAGCCAGCAACATCGATCCTGTCACCAAAGTGCGCAACCCCGATGGCACGTATGCCTCTACAAAATACATGGATACCAGCAACCCGGTAGCGGCGATCAATTATACCAATGCTTACTCCAAGCAATTCAATGTGGTGGGCAATGTGTTCGGAGAGGTTAACTTCTCCAAATCGCTGCAATTCCGGTCCAACATCGGGGTCACGTATCTGTTTGGAAAGGATCAGAATTTTATACCGGTCTATACGGTTTCCACATCGCAACGAAACGAGATCAGCTCGTTGCAAAACTCTTCCACCAACGGAACCACCTGGACCTGGTCCAATTATTTTACCTATAACAAATCGTTTGGGCAACACGATCTTTCCGTGCTCGCCGGTACGGAAGCGTATAACACCTTCGTGGAATATTTCGATACCCGGGTCACCAACCTCATCGACGATAATGGCCAGTTCCGCTATGTAGACAACGCGTTGAACATCTACGCCACCTCTACGGGCAAGCCCACCGACATGAAGCGCATTGCCTCTTTGTTCGGGCGTGTTAATTATAATTTTGCAGACAAGTATCTCTTCACCGCCAACATCCGCCGCGACGGCTCGTCCAACTTTGTGAACAAACGCTATGGTGTGTTCCCTTCGTTTTCGGCCGGCTGGCAGATCGGTAAGGAAAATTTCATGACCAACGTTGCTTTCCTCAGCAGCCTGAAGCTGCGGGCTGGTTGGGGTAGCATCGGTAACGAGAAAATTCCGGCCTTTGGTTATTTGAACCCGGGTAAGCTCGGACAATCGTATCCGTTCAATAACCAGATCACCAACGGTATCACGTTCCCCAACGTGGCCAACCCAAACCTGCATTGGGAGACCACCAACACCACCAACATTGGTATAGACGGAGCGTTGTTCAACGACAACCTGACCTTCACGGCAGAGTACTACATCAAACGCACCAAGGATATGCTGGTGGCCATTCCGCCGCCTAGTCACACCGGTATACAGGATTTTCCTTATCAGAACGTGGGTGTCATGGAAAACAAAGGCTTTGAATTGGACTTGAACTACAGCAGCAATGCCAGCGGAAAGTTCAGCTACAAAGTCGGCGGTAATTTCTCGATGTTCCGCAACAAAGTGGTGAACTTGGGTGGTCTCGATCAAATCGAGGACGCACCCTTGCGCAACCAGGGCAATGTGTCGGTCACCAAAGTGGGAAGTCCCGTAGCACAGTTCCAAGGCTATAAGACCGATGGTCTCTTTCAAAATGAAGCCGAGGTGCTGGCCCATGTAGACAACGACGGCAACCTGCTTCAACCCGATGCAGCCCCCGGTGACATTCGCTATGCGAAAGGGTCCGACGGACAACTCTTCTTCGGCACCATTGGCAATCCATTGCCCAAGTTCACGTATGGTTTCAACGCGCAACTGAACTATGGTGCATTCGATCTGAGCATTTTCATTCAGGGTATTTATGGCAACGATGTCTTTAATGGTACAAAGGTTTACACCGAACGTCCCGATGCAGCCTACAACTTGAGCACGCGCATGCTGAACCGCTGGACGGGCGAAGGCAGCACCAACGATGCGCATTATCCCCGCTTGAATGCCGCCGATGCCAACAACAACTGGTTCTCCGACCGCTATGTGGAAAAGGGATCGTACATGCGCGTGAAGAACGTGCAGTTGGGCTACAACCTGCCCAAGGCTTTGCTGGAGAAAATGAAGATCCAGACGCTGCGCTTTTATGTGGGTGCCACCAATTTATTTACGGTGACCAAGTACACGGGCTTCGATCCCGAGATCGGCACGGGCTACTACGGATCGCTCGACCTGGGCATCGACCGGGCCACGTATCCGCAACCGCGCATCTTTACCGGTGGCTTAAACCTGACCTTCTAA
- a CDS encoding GMC oxidoreductase, protein MANFNIDSTEKRTYDAIVIGSGASGGWAAKELCDKGLKTLVLERGRDVKHVKDYPTAGKGPYEFEYRGSVPLEKRKDFQLARFVREETFHWAIRDDEQPFIQEKPFRWFRGYHVGGKSLLWARQTQRWSDFDFEGPQRDGFAVDWPIRYKDLEPWYAHVEKFAGIAGNKDGLAELPDSEVMRGFEMSCIEQYFKESLQKNYGDRHLIQARCAHLTDPQEIHRQQGRGACQSQTMCNRGCQFGGYFSSNASTIPWAQKTGNLTIRPHAVVHSVIYDDTKGRATGVRIVDGTTMETMVFYANIIFVNASALNSNAILLNSTSNRFPNGLGNDSGVLGKYVSWHNYRGKANAEYEGFKDKKTDGRNPSNAYIPRFRNVRKQEMDFLRGYAIGIGGGRGTGSDTNMIGDQLRENLLKPKLGNWHISSWMMGECVPLEKNHVRLSTDQKDKYGIPQLIISCEWSENDDKMVQDYIAQSKEMFERAGFTNISAVDTQTPPGADIHEMGGVRMGKDPKTSMLNGWNQLHHCKNVFVTDGACMTSTSTQNPTLTYMTFAARAANYAVEELRRRNL, encoded by the coding sequence ATGGCAAACTTCAACATCGACTCCACCGAAAAAAGAACCTACGATGCCATCGTCATCGGTTCGGGCGCCAGTGGTGGCTGGGCTGCCAAAGAGCTTTGCGATAAAGGACTAAAGACGCTTGTGCTCGAAAGAGGCCGCGACGTGAAACACGTAAAGGACTATCCCACGGCCGGCAAAGGCCCCTATGAATTCGAATACCGCGGCAGTGTTCCCCTGGAAAAAAGAAAGGACTTTCAACTGGCCCGCTTCGTGCGCGAAGAAACTTTTCATTGGGCGATCCGCGACGACGAGCAACCCTTCATCCAGGAAAAACCTTTCCGCTGGTTCCGTGGCTACCACGTAGGCGGCAAGTCGCTGCTGTGGGCACGGCAAACACAGCGGTGGAGCGACTTCGATTTTGAAGGTCCTCAACGCGATGGCTTTGCCGTGGACTGGCCCATTCGCTACAAAGACCTCGAGCCGTGGTATGCCCACGTTGAAAAATTTGCCGGCATCGCGGGGAACAAAGACGGACTCGCCGAGTTGCCCGACAGCGAAGTGATGCGCGGCTTCGAGATGAGCTGTATCGAACAATACTTTAAAGAAAGTCTCCAAAAAAATTATGGCGACCGCCACCTGATCCAGGCCCGTTGCGCCCACCTCACCGACCCACAGGAAATACACCGCCAACAAGGCCGCGGCGCCTGTCAAAGTCAGACGATGTGCAACCGCGGCTGTCAGTTTGGAGGATACTTCAGCAGCAATGCCTCCACCATCCCCTGGGCACAAAAAACCGGTAACCTCACGATCAGACCCCACGCCGTGGTGCACTCCGTCATCTATGACGACACCAAGGGACGCGCCACCGGCGTGCGCATCGTCGACGGCACGACGATGGAAACTATGGTGTTCTATGCCAACATCATCTTCGTGAACGCCTCCGCACTCAACAGCAACGCCATCTTGCTCAACTCTACCTCGAACCGTTTTCCCAATGGACTGGGCAACGACAGCGGTGTGCTGGGCAAATATGTTTCGTGGCACAACTACCGCGGAAAAGCCAACGCCGAATACGAAGGTTTCAAAGACAAAAAGACCGACGGCCGCAATCCCAGCAACGCCTACATACCGCGTTTCAGAAATGTGCGCAAACAGGAAATGGATTTTCTCCGCGGCTATGCCATCGGCATCGGCGGCGGACGCGGCACCGGCTCCGACACCAACATGATCGGTGATCAATTGCGCGAGAACCTGCTCAAACCCAAGCTCGGCAACTGGCACATCAGCAGTTGGATGATGGGCGAATGCGTGCCCCTGGAAAAAAATCACGTGCGGCTCTCTACAGATCAAAAAGATAAATACGGCATCCCCCAATTGATCATCTCCTGCGAGTGGAGCGAGAACGACGACAAGATGGTGCAAGACTATATTGCCCAATCCAAAGAAATGTTCGAACGCGCCGGCTTCACCAATATCAGCGCCGTGGATACCCAAACGCCTCCCGGAGCCGACATCCACGAAATGGGCGGTGTGCGCATGGGGAAAGATCCGAAGACGTCGATGCTGAACGGTTGGAATCAGCTGCATCATTGTAAGAATGTGTTTGTCACGGATGGTGCTTGTATGACGTCTACCAGTACGCAGAATCCGACGCTGACGTATATGACATTTGCTGCGCGGGCGGCGAATTATGCGGTGGAGGAGTTGAGGCGGAGGAATTTGTAA